The following coding sequences are from one Ammoniphilus sp. CFH 90114 window:
- a CDS encoding FMN-dependent NADH-azoreductase, with translation MAKVLFVKANCRPVEQAVSVKLYEAFLESYKESHPGDEIIELDLFEENLPYYDNDKMNGMFKLGRGLELTEKEKEATDLVNKYLNQFLSADKIVFAFPLWNFTIPAVLHTYLDYLGQAGKTFRYTQDGPIGLLSDKKVALLNARGGVYSEGPAQAVEMSVKYVSAVLNFWGITDITSVIVEGHNQFPDRAEEIIGDGIARAATAANQL, from the coding sequence AACAAGCGGTAAGTGTAAAGCTCTATGAAGCTTTTCTTGAAAGTTATAAGGAGTCTCATCCAGGAGATGAGATTATAGAGCTTGATCTTTTTGAAGAGAACCTACCTTATTACGACAATGATAAAATGAACGGTATGTTTAAACTCGGGAGAGGATTAGAACTTACGGAGAAAGAAAAAGAAGCTACTGATTTGGTTAACAAATACTTGAACCAGTTCCTTTCTGCCGATAAGATCGTGTTTGCTTTCCCACTATGGAATTTCACCATCCCTGCTGTGCTTCATACGTACTTAGACTACCTCGGTCAGGCTGGCAAGACGTTCCGCTATACTCAAGACGGTCCAATAGGTCTGCTCTCTGATAAGAAAGTTGCCCTTCTTAATGCAAGAGGAGGGGTCTACTCAGAAGGACCAGCTCAAGCAGTGGAAATGTCTGTGAAATATGTATCTGCTGTTCTTAATTTCTGGGGCATTACAGATATCACATCCGTCATTGTTGAAGGACATAATCAATTCCCTGATAGAGCAGAAGAGATTATTGGAGATGGTATTGCAAGAGCAGCCACAGCAGCAAACCAGTTATAA
- the crcB gene encoding fluoride efflux transporter CrcB, whose product MSLISLTIGGAAGAIARYLVGLLIMRKFLHPPIPIAMMLCNLLGSAGLGILFGLYLEDFPVNVYNNLTYLGLGIGFFGAFTTFSTFSMESVELLRHQHYKKAVFYVLVSLLGSVMIFYMGFYLFKS is encoded by the coding sequence ATGAGCCTTATTTCACTAACGATTGGTGGAGCGGCTGGGGCCATCGCTCGTTACCTAGTTGGACTTCTGATCATGAGAAAGTTTCTGCATCCACCGATTCCAATTGCGATGATGCTGTGTAATCTGCTTGGTTCGGCGGGACTAGGTATATTATTTGGTTTATATTTAGAGGATTTCCCGGTAAATGTATATAATAACCTAACTTACCTCGGACTGGGTATCGGATTTTTTGGTGCTTTTACCACCTTTTCAACGTTTAGTATGGAGAGCGTGGAATTACTACGTCATCAGCATTACAAGAAAGCGGTATTCTATGTTTTAGTATCATTATTAGGAAGCGTAATGATATTTTATATGGGATTCTACCTATTTAAGAGTTAA
- a CDS encoding IclR family transcriptional regulator: protein MDNYLSSVKNACTLLKLFLNSSKEFGVTEISKKLNMSKGAVHKLLITLESEGFIRQNPKNKQYSLGYTLLELGNRVLKNHDMVDFSKPYLRQLADSTKELVCLCILDGKDAIYIDKVDSPHPVRFNVDIYRRFPLYSTSAARSILAFQSEELIEEVLSQEMKTFTPYSVKAADEMKQRLNNIRQNGYEFSSNMRNVGVTGIAAPIRDANEEVFAALSIIGPSERMEENIQKWINFVMDTAQTISNDLGSRGI from the coding sequence ATGGACAATTATTTATCCTCTGTTAAGAATGCCTGTACCCTTTTAAAGCTTTTTCTAAACTCATCAAAAGAGTTTGGGGTTACAGAAATTAGTAAAAAACTAAATATGTCGAAGGGCGCTGTACATAAGCTGTTAATCACACTGGAGAGTGAGGGCTTCATACGTCAGAATCCTAAAAACAAACAATATTCCCTGGGCTACACTTTACTCGAATTAGGGAATAGAGTCTTGAAAAATCATGACATGGTGGACTTTAGCAAGCCTTATCTAAGACAGCTAGCTGATTCAACGAAAGAGCTTGTTTGCTTATGTATCCTTGATGGTAAAGATGCCATTTATATTGATAAAGTTGACTCTCCCCATCCCGTTCGATTTAATGTGGATATTTATCGTCGTTTTCCTCTTTACTCCACATCAGCAGCTAGGAGTATATTAGCCTTTCAGTCCGAAGAATTAATTGAGGAAGTCTTGTCCCAAGAAATGAAGACCTTTACGCCGTATAGTGTAAAAGCAGCGGACGAAATGAAACAAAGATTGAACAATATAAGACAAAACGGTTATGAATTTAGCTCCAACATGAGAAATGTGGGGGTAACGGGTATTGCTGCCCCCATACGAGATGCTAATGAAGAAGTGTTCGCAGCACTCAGTATTATTGGTCCTTCGGAAAGAATGGAAGAGAACATACAGAAGTGGATTAATTTCGTCATGGATACGGCTCAAACCATATCTAATGACCTCGGTTCTAGAGGGATATAA
- a CDS encoding CrcB family protein has product MSWRNLLAIGLGGALGTNFRYMFNINTVGFGYPLGTILVNLVGSFILGVLTGWLLHRKMKEWLRLGLGVGFCGGFTTMSTLAADTFMMHQHSSIHQVVLYLSISLFGGLSLAFVGFVVGRRGSKLLKTRTVETK; this is encoded by the coding sequence ATGAGTTGGCGAAATCTACTCGCTATTGGTCTGGGAGGGGCACTTGGGACAAATTTTAGATATATGTTCAATATAAATACCGTTGGTTTCGGATACCCATTAGGGACAATATTAGTAAATTTGGTCGGGAGTTTTATACTTGGTGTGCTAACAGGTTGGTTATTGCATCGAAAGATGAAGGAATGGCTTCGTTTAGGCTTAGGTGTTGGTTTTTGCGGTGGCTTTACGACGATGTCCACTTTAGCAGCAGATACATTTATGATGCATCAGCATTCTTCTATTCATCAAGTTGTTCTATATTTATCCATATCCCTGTTTGGTGGACTATCCTTAGCATTTGTGGGTTTTGTTGTAGGGAGACGAGGGAGTAAATTATTAAAAACGAGGACGGTGGAAACGAAATGA
- a CDS encoding NUDIX hydrolase — protein MHPIINLYLTIINNYSFPGGGVELEEDLITGLRREVAEETGARNIEVLRKFGIIDEYRPQYKPEYDLIHMISYFYVCQTVALYI, from the coding sequence CTGCATCCAATTATTAATTTATATTTAACCATAATCAATAATTATAGCTTTCCAGGTGGAGGGGTCGAGTTGGAGGAAGACCTCATTACAGGACTCAGAAGAGAAGTTGCAGAGGAAACAGGGGCTCGGAATATAGAAGTTCTGCGCAAGTTTGGCATCATTGACGAGTATAGACCTCAGTATAAACCGGAGTATGATCTCATTCATATGATTTCGTATTTTTATGTATGCCAGACGGTGGCGCTCTATATCTGA